The Terriglobia bacterium DNA window GCAAAGCTCGGGGGCCCAGACTCTCTTTGCGTTGCATCAGACTGCAAGCGTGTCAACCCAAGTCCGCAGCACGCCCCGTTTTTCACGAGCCACAACTCGCGCGCGCAGCGCGATTTACGGGCTCATTCTCCGGTGGCGCGCTGCGCATAATAACAGGAACCTAAAATTTCGCCAAAAAAATCGCCCGCGCGCACCGCGCTTGCCAACGGCAGGTCAACTCCTTTCGCCTGCCGCCGGAAGCCTCGAGCCTGAGGCCTTTAGTGATAGCATCGAAGCACATGAGTTCCGAACCGCGCGCCACAGTTGAACTCCCGCCGATCGCCGTCCCCGCGGCGACGGCGTCCGCGGCCGTGCCCGCAAAACCTGCGCGCATTCCGGTGCTCAGTCACATCGTGCCCACCGCCAAGTTCCTCATGCGCACCGAGGTTCACACCTTCGCCTTCTCGGTCGCCGCCAACGCCATCCTGTCGTTTTTCCCGTTCATGGTCCTGCTGCTGATGGTCACGCGCCGCGTCCTCCATTCGCAGATGATGTACGACACCGTCGTCCGCCTTCTCCGCGACTACCTTCCCACCGGCCAGGACTTCGTCATTCGTAACCTGAAGGCGATGGCGGGCGCGCGCCGCGGCGTGCAGATTTTCTCCGTCGTCATGCTGCTCATCACCTCCACGGGAATTTTTCTTCCCCTGGAAGTCGCGCTCAATCACGTGTGGGGCTTCACCAGGAACCGCTCCTACCTGTGGAACCAGGTGGTCTCATTGCTGCTGGCCATCGGATGCAGCCTGCTGGCCCTGATCTCGGTCGCACTCACCGCCGGCAACACCTTGCTGCTGCAGCACGCGCTCGGCGGCGTGGCGATGGGAGTGGGATGGCGCGGATGGCTGCTCGCCCACATCTCCCTGATCGTCATGAAGGTCTTCGCTATCGCCGCCAGCATCGCCATCTTCTTCCTGGTCTACTGGGTGCTGCCCAACGGCAAGGTGCCGGTGCGCGCCGTGTTGCCGGCCGCTGTCATCACCGGCGTGTGCTGGGAGGCCGCCAAGTACGCCTACGTGATCGCGCTTCCCTGGCTCAATTTCCAGGAGGTCTACGGTCCCTTCTCCATCTCGGTGACCCTCATCTTCTGGGCATTTCTCTCCGGCCTGCTGCTGCTCGGAGGCGCATACCTGTCCGCCGCCGGACATACCACTGCGGATCGGTAACACGCGATCCCTTCTTCGCAGGGCGCGGCTATGGCCACGGGAGCAACTTGTTCCTATTTCGGAACAGCGTCACCCTCGGAAGTGCGGCGCTTCACAGACCGTTGTGTATCCCCTGCCTAAAATGAAAATGCTCCCCCGTGTGCCAGGCTTGTGACACGTTACATCGTTACACGATACGTAATCGCGGCCCTTGTGGCCTTGTTGGTGGCGCCCTCCGCTTCGGCCCAGGGCGCGCCTGACCTGCGCCGGCTCGCCCGCGACGCCGGCCTGATCTTCAGCGGCACGGTAACGCGTATCGAGCACGTTGCGCCTGCCGCGCGCGGCGACATTGGCGTGGTGCGCGTTACCTTCCGCGTCAGCGACGCCCTGCGCGGCGCCACTCCGGGCGAAGCGCTCACCATCAGCGAATGGGACGGCCTATGGACCGCCGGCGATCGCTACCGCGTCGGCGAGAATCTGCTGCTGTTCCTCTACCCGCCTTCGGGCGACCTTGGCCTGACCACCCCGGTCGGCGGCGAGCAGGGACGTATCTCGCTGGCCGATTCGCAGCTCTCCATCGCCGCTGTCGCGCGCCTGCTTGCGGACGCCACGCCCGCCTTGCCCGAAAAGCCGCGGCCAACTCGTTCGCCCCAGCGGCAAGCGCGCGGACGGGCGCAGGAGTGACCATGTTGAGGCGCTTAGGGGGCGTGAGGCCGAATGGTTGGCCCTGCATTGTGCTCGTGCTTGCCCTGACGCTGATGTGCGGGCCCGCCGGGCACGCGGGCGGACCACTCTACGTCGCCGGCAGCGGCTTCAATTCCGGACTGGCGGGAAAGCCGCTGACCTGGAACAACGGGCAGATCTCCTACTACACCGACCAAGGCGACCTCAGCTCCATCTTGCGCCAGTCCGCCGCCAACGCATTTGTGGCCGACGCCTTCTCGCGCTGGACCTCGGTCTCGACCGCCGCGCTCAGCGCCACCCGCGCGGGCCAACTCGACCAGGATGTCAGCGGCGCCAACGTCACACTGGCCGGCACCGTGCTCACCATGCCCGCCGACATCCGGCCCGACTCTGCCAAGCCATTCGCCATCGTTTATGACGCCGACGGGAAGGTCATCGATGCGCTGCTCGGGGTCGGCGCCTCCAACCCGCAAAACTGCATGAGCAACGGCGTCATCGGCGGCCCCGATTACTTCACCGACGACGCCCACATCGCGCACGCCTTGCTCATTCTCAACGGCAACTGCATTCAAACCTCGGCCGGCCTGCCGCTGCTGCGCTACTCGCTGGTGCGCATGATCGGGCGCTCGCTCGGCTTGGATTGGTCGCAGCTCAACGACAGCGTCTTCCTCTCGCCGCCTCCGACTTCCGATGACCAAGCCGGCTTTCCGGTGATGCATCCGCAGGGCAGCCTGTGCAGCCTCGGCGATTATGGCTGCGTCCCCAACGCCGATCAACCGCGCATGGACGACCGCGCTGCCATCTCGCGCCTCTACCCCGTCACGGCCGAGAACCTGGCGCCGGGCAAGAGCGTCTTCTCCGCTACGACGGCGCGTGTCCGCGGCCGAGTCCTTTTCCCCGGCTGGAACGGCGCCTACGGCGCGGGCATGCAGGGCGTTAATGTCGTGGCGCGATATATCAATCCGACGAACGGGGCGCCCTCCGGGTCCGCCGCGGCTTCCTCCGTGTCCGGATCGTTATTTCGCGGCAATGCCGGCAACGCCATTACCGGCTTCACCGGCGCCACCGGCGAGCGCTTTGACCACTGGGGCTCCGACGACCCGGCGCTGCGCGGCGCCTACGACTTGTCCGGGCTGGAGATTCCCGCCGGCTTGAACAGCGCGCAGTTCCAGATCACCACCGAGCCCATCAACCCGCTGGAGGCGGGTGTGCGCTCCGTTGGCTCATACAGGATCTCGCCCGTAATGCCCTCCGGCGCCTCCACCCCTGTGATCGTCACGGTCACGCGCGGCGGTGAGGTCGTGCAGGATCTCATCATGCGGGGCGCCGCCGCCGCCCCCTCCGACATCTACGAGCCGCATTCCTTCGCCGCACCCGGCATGATTCCTGGCGCCGGCCACTGGATCGCCGCGCTCAGCTACTACGGCGATATCGACTGGTACATCTTAACCGCCCGCGCCGGCCGAATGTTCAGCTTCGATGCCACCCCGCGCGACGAATCCGGCGCCAACACCACCTACAAGGCATTGCCGGTCATCGGCCTGTGGGCGCCCGGCACCGTCGAAACTGCCGCGCCTCTCTTGGCGAAAACGTGGTTCAACACGCACAACGCTACCACGCGCCTGCTCGTGGCCATTTCGTCCTCTGGCGACTACAAGCTCGCCATCACGGATGGCCGCGGTGACGGCCGCCCCGACTTCCAATACCGCGCGCGCCTGCTCTACGCCGACAATGTTGCGCCCAGCCATGCCCTGCCCGGTACCGTGCTGCGCATCACCGGCATCGGCTTCGTTCCCGACATGAAGGTGACGATCGGCGCTGCCGACGCCACCGTGTTTTCTTACACCGTGGATGAACTGCTGGTCTCCGCGCCTACTCTTGCCGACGGTCTTCACGACCTCACGCTCACAGACTCCGCCACCGGCGCTTTCGCCACCATCACCTCCGCCGTTACCTACGGCAGCGGCGGCGACGACAAATTGCAACTGCTGCTCGGCTGGAATCCTCCGGTGCCGGTGGGCTCGCAGGCGCCGAATCCGTTTCGCGTGCGCGTGGTCACCGCCGACGGGACCACTCCCGTCGCCGGGGCATCCGTCACCTTCACGACGCCGGACGCGACTGTGTCGCTGCTGCCGTGCAACACCACGTCCTGCCTGATCGCCACCGACGCCACCGGCGAAGCCGACGTCTGGATGCTAGTGAAAGCCGCAGGCGCGGCCACCATCACCGCGGCGCTCTCCAATGGTCAAACCGCTGCGGCCACGGTGAGCGGCGTCGTTGGTCCGCTGCAGATCTCCGCTGTGCCGCCTAAGATTTACGTCGTTACCGGGACCAACGCTTCCGTGCCGCTGGTGGCACACGTGGCCGGCAACGGCGCGCCGCTTCCCGGACGCTTGGTTGAATTCGACGTGATGCTCGGTGCCGGCACCCTGACCGCCGCCACTGCGACTACCGACTCCGCCGGTGAAGCGCGCTCCACGCTCACGGTGACCAGCCTCGCCTCCGAGGTGCGCATCAGCGCCTGCGTCGGCAGCGCACCGGAGACCGCGTGCGACATCTTTTATGTGTATCCGGTGAGTGCCCCAGGAGGCGCGCAGTTGTTCAAGGCAGGAGGCGACGGACAGTACGTCGCCGCCGGGCAGAGGTTCGCGCCCGTCAGCGTTCGCGTCCTCGACACCAACGTGGTACCGAATACGCTGTCGGGAGTTGCGGTACGCTTCCGCCTCACCGCCTACCGCGAGCAGGCCGGCGACTCATCGCAGACGGCGGGCGAGATCGTGACCGGCCAACACGCGCAACCCGTCGTGCTTTCCAGTTCCGATACCACCGTTTATTCCGACGGCTGGGGACAAGCCTCGCTCATCCCGCAATTCCCCGCCTTCCGGGGCGCGCTCCGCATCGACATCCAGGCCAGCATCCCCTCCGGCCAGACCGTGACCTTCACCCTGCATACGCTGGGTG harbors:
- a CDS encoding YihY/virulence factor BrkB family protein, producing the protein MSSEPRATVELPPIAVPAATASAAVPAKPARIPVLSHIVPTAKFLMRTEVHTFAFSVAANAILSFFPFMVLLLMVTRRVLHSQMMYDTVVRLLRDYLPTGQDFVIRNLKAMAGARRGVQIFSVVMLLITSTGIFLPLEVALNHVWGFTRNRSYLWNQVVSLLLAIGCSLLALISVALTAGNTLLLQHALGGVAMGVGWRGWLLAHISLIVMKVFAIAASIAIFFLVYWVLPNGKVPVRAVLPAAVITGVCWEAAKYAYVIALPWLNFQEVYGPFSISVTLIFWAFLSGLLLLGGAYLSAAGHTTADR